In Leptospiraceae bacterium, one DNA window encodes the following:
- a CDS encoding LCP family protein, which produces MKDLKKKQKIFVLVLSGFVLIFSIGLFVYKQATKTKLDKRLSQNKPITIFLSSVGSDDKISLSVFAILLPKEKKCGLYFINPLSSFDDKNDIVESRGSSKIHSLSKEFTHFSNLPVHYFLQVKEKDLEDFVDIMGGISFYFDDKPIPSTLFLWEKGEENLSGEAVSEYLKLKDQSPLHYVDRMNKQLSMMLTVYDRLSKSKDLPKEWIKSFFLRVKTDLSPLELFSLYDFFVSSHIIFSTSELPGELMTDKKTKEPFLFVKEDTAKISFTNFEKNMRSDYFLDGEKARTEVLNATDVPGLARRVKSILNDKRLKVLSVENAWITNQKKTIVIDRSGNTEYSYKIAETLNSKKVVHLIRKELGLDTTVIVGEDFEIKP; this is translated from the coding sequence TTGAAAGACCTAAAGAAAAAACAGAAAATTTTTGTACTCGTTCTCTCCGGTTTCGTATTAATTTTTTCTATAGGTCTATTCGTCTATAAGCAAGCAACTAAGACGAAATTAGACAAAAGGCTATCTCAAAATAAACCCATTACAATTTTTCTGTCTTCTGTTGGTTCAGATGATAAAATTTCTCTTTCCGTTTTTGCGATCCTTTTACCAAAAGAAAAAAAATGTGGGCTTTACTTTATAAACCCGCTATCTTCTTTTGACGACAAAAACGATATTGTAGAATCCAGAGGAAGCTCGAAAATCCATTCTCTCTCCAAAGAGTTTACGCACTTCTCCAATCTCCCTGTTCACTACTTTTTGCAGGTAAAAGAAAAAGACTTAGAAGACTTCGTTGATATAATGGGTGGGATTTCTTTTTATTTTGATGATAAACCCATTCCATCTACTCTATTTCTTTGGGAAAAAGGTGAGGAGAATCTTAGCGGAGAAGCAGTGTCTGAATACCTAAAATTAAAAGATCAATCTCCTCTCCACTATGTAGATAGAATGAACAAGCAATTGAGCATGATGCTTACAGTCTATGATAGGTTGAGTAAATCTAAAGATTTGCCCAAAGAATGGATTAAATCTTTTTTTTTACGAGTAAAAACAGATTTAAGCCCGTTAGAACTATTTTCTTTGTATGATTTTTTTGTTTCAAGCCATATTATTTTTTCAACTTCTGAACTTCCAGGAGAACTTATGACCGATAAAAAAACAAAAGAACCGTTTCTATTTGTAAAAGAGGACACTGCAAAAATCTCTTTTACTAATTTTGAAAAAAATATGCGAAGTGATTACTTTTTAGATGGAGAAAAGGCAAGAACTGAAGTATTGAATGCTACAGATGTGCCCGGGCTTGCAAGAAGAGTAAAATCCATACTAAACGATAAAAGATTGAAAGTACTGTCTGTGGAAAATGCTTGGATAACCAATCAAAAAAAAACTATCGTAATTGACAGGTCGGGGAATACTGAGTATTCATATAAAATTGCAGAAACTTTAAATTCCAAAAAAGTAGTTCACCTGATTCGCAAAGAACTCGGTTTAGATACAACTGTAATCGTAGGAGAAGATTTTGAAATCAAACCTTGA
- a CDS encoding lipoprotein LipL46: MNKKITQSRFFWSILFIALFQYCATGSSKGKKDADVVGRDGNTITVFGEASIYQGDKQLAEQKAIKDAKTVAVRKLLGEQISSKSGVSDGESLGSSLLAKSDGFVKNYEIIDRNFYKLDTQDMIKLTVKCVVEESKLNTAVDALMADIGNPRTMVLVKADLGGTIVNAGANGNMAEAMIIEALKKNGSRVIDASVARKQLAKNPKAQAGADPDSIQEGSPIISIAQEAGAEVLIIGEVKTTDQPPITQMNGKALDKPIYNSSADGTYKIVLLWGDGKIVGTGAENERGPDITPKVARDNAVKKWGEKVAKKVNKQLKDEWFQLAEGNHIILKFTGLNAEEATKFSDDLKEFTAVKDVNQKSTAESGSEWELTYPGKESAFTDELTYKKDRGFNYLSKKVLTIKGSKRGVVEIEFTPIK; the protein is encoded by the coding sequence ATGAATAAGAAAATCACACAATCTCGATTTTTTTGGAGTATTTTATTTATAGCGCTTTTTCAGTACTGCGCAACCGGTAGTTCAAAAGGGAAAAAAGATGCAGACGTAGTTGGAAGAGATGGAAATACAATCACTGTATTTGGAGAAGCGTCAATTTACCAAGGGGATAAGCAGTTAGCAGAGCAAAAAGCAATCAAGGATGCAAAAACTGTTGCAGTTCGTAAGCTACTTGGTGAGCAGATTTCATCAAAAAGTGGGGTTTCTGACGGAGAAAGTCTCGGGTCCAGTCTATTGGCAAAATCAGATGGATTCGTAAAAAATTATGAAATCATAGATAGGAATTTCTATAAATTAGATACTCAAGATATGATTAAACTCACGGTAAAATGTGTGGTTGAAGAATCCAAGTTGAATACTGCTGTAGATGCACTCATGGCTGATATTGGTAATCCGAGAACAATGGTTCTTGTGAAAGCAGATTTGGGTGGAACAATTGTAAACGCTGGAGCAAACGGGAACATGGCTGAGGCTATGATTATCGAAGCACTGAAAAAAAATGGTTCTAGAGTAATTGATGCCAGTGTTGCAAGAAAGCAACTTGCTAAAAATCCAAAAGCACAAGCAGGTGCAGACCCGGACTCGATTCAAGAAGGATCTCCGATCATTTCAATTGCTCAAGAAGCAGGTGCCGAAGTTTTGATCATCGGTGAAGTAAAGACTACAGATCAACCTCCAATTACACAGATGAACGGAAAAGCCTTGGACAAACCGATTTATAATTCTTCAGCAGATGGAACTTACAAAATTGTTCTTCTTTGGGGAGATGGCAAAATTGTAGGAACAGGTGCTGAAAACGAAAGAGGGCCGGATATTACGCCTAAGGTAGCAAGAGACAATGCAGTAAAAAAATGGGGTGAAAAAGTAGCCAAGAAAGTAAACAAACAATTGAAAGATGAGTGGTTTCAATTAGCCGAAGGAAATCATATTATTTTGAAATTCACAGGTTTGAACGCAGAAGAAGCTACAAAATTTTCTGATGATCTAAAAGAGTTTACGGCAGTAAAAGACGTAAATCAAAAATCAACTGCCGAAAGCGGTTCAGAATGGGAATTAACCTACCCGGGTAAAGAATCTGCATTCACAGATGAATTGACATACAAAAAAGATAGAGGATTCAATTATCTAAGTAAGAAAGTTCTTACAATCAAAGGCTCCAAGAGAGGAGTTGTGGAAATAGAGTTTACCCCAATAAAGTAA
- a CDS encoding Hpt domain-containing protein: protein MKDVVIDSNKANEYRELKGGTNELLIRLLEKYISTAEDYISKAKISFSEKDHKTLYHIIHNLKGSSLTMGLLQMSEILVELETQIKQNNFENFESMLQELQEKLIFVREYFATLS from the coding sequence TTGAAAGATGTAGTTATTGATTCAAATAAGGCTAATGAATATAGGGAGTTAAAAGGTGGGACAAACGAGCTACTCATCCGACTCTTAGAGAAATATATTAGTACAGCAGAAGATTATATTTCAAAGGCAAAGATTTCTTTTTCAGAAAAGGATCACAAAACTTTATACCATATTATTCATAATTTAAAAGGCTCTTCTCTCACAATGGGGTTGTTGCAGATGTCTGAAATTTTAGTCGAATTGGAAACTCAGATAAAACAAAATAATTTTGAGAATTTTGAGTCTATGCTTCAAGAACTACAGGAAAAACTCATTTTTGTAAGAGAGTATTTTGCAACCCTAAGTTAG
- a CDS encoding amidohydrolase produces MKAKLQISEERRNELISHRREIHKHPELKFEEMKTANFIKDHLNKLGFGFQDNIAKTGVVALIDSKIPGPTVIVRGDMDALPITEENSVEYKSKYEGLMHACGHDAHIAILLGFASELKENISNILPLGKVLLVFQPAEEGGAGADLMVEEGILEKYKVDGAFALHVWNHIEVGKVGVVKGAMMASVDEFKILIRGVSGHGAMPQHAIDPILVGSHIVTAIQSIVSRNVDPLDSCVVTIGSFHGGNAFNVIPETVELTGTVRTYSKSLHDQFPGKLEILVKGIAQSFGATVEIEYRKIDKPTVNHPKMAEIVKIAAKNILGEDSVTEENVRTMGGEDFSAFLDKVPGCYFFIGSRNSEKGFTYPHHSSKFDFDEDALSIGLCVMKETVKTYMLQEKSHFT; encoded by the coding sequence ATGAAAGCTAAACTACAAATTTCAGAAGAAAGAAGAAATGAGTTGATTTCTCACAGAAGAGAAATTCACAAACACCCTGAACTTAAATTTGAAGAGATGAAAACTGCAAATTTTATCAAGGATCATTTAAATAAATTAGGCTTTGGATTTCAGGATAATATTGCTAAAACAGGAGTCGTGGCTCTTATTGATTCTAAAATTCCGGGTCCAACAGTTATTGTTCGAGGAGATATGGATGCGCTTCCTATTACGGAAGAAAATTCAGTAGAATATAAATCTAAATACGAAGGTTTGATGCACGCCTGTGGGCATGACGCACATATTGCAATTCTACTTGGGTTTGCCTCTGAATTAAAGGAAAATATTTCCAACATTCTCCCCTTGGGGAAAGTACTCTTGGTGTTTCAACCTGCGGAAGAAGGTGGGGCAGGTGCAGACTTGATGGTAGAAGAGGGGATTTTAGAAAAATACAAAGTGGACGGAGCCTTTGCTCTGCACGTTTGGAATCATATAGAGGTTGGAAAAGTGGGAGTAGTGAAAGGGGCAATGATGGCTTCTGTAGATGAGTTCAAAATTCTGATTCGGGGCGTTAGTGGACACGGTGCAATGCCACAACATGCGATTGATCCTATTCTTGTTGGCTCTCATATAGTTACAGCGATCCAATCTATTGTGTCCAGAAATGTAGATCCTTTAGACTCTTGTGTTGTGACTATCGGTAGTTTTCACGGGGGCAATGCGTTTAACGTAATTCCAGAAACAGTGGAGCTGACAGGTACTGTGAGAACCTACTCTAAAAGTTTGCACGATCAATTTCCGGGTAAGTTAGAAATTTTAGTAAAAGGAATTGCTCAATCTTTTGGCGCAACTGTTGAAATTGAATATAGGAAAATTGATAAGCCTACAGTCAATCATCCTAAAATGGCTGAGATTGTGAAAATTGCGGCTAAAAATATTTTAGGTGAAGATTCAGTTACTGAAGAAAATGTTCGGACTATGGGTGGGGAGGATTTCTCTGCATTTTTAGACAAAGTACCGGGTTGTTATTTTTTTATAGGTTCAAGAAATTCTGAAAAAGGTTTTACGTATCCACACCACAGTTCAAAATTTGACTTTGATGAAGATGCCTTGAGTATCGGTCTTTGTGTAATGAAGGAAACAGTAAAAACTTATATGTTGCAAGAAAAATCACACTTCACGTAA
- the rsfS gene encoding ribosome silencing factor: MPQKKEKYSDTKKILLQIQTILASKKCEEISILNLENVNSYLSYFVICTVMTSIQAQATARELEKSLKHLKLGKGNQSNGQGSLDSGWILLDFGEILVHIMTKEKRNFYDLERLWGDAKPVKLS, encoded by the coding sequence ATTCCTCAAAAAAAAGAAAAATATAGCGATACCAAGAAAATTCTATTACAGATTCAAACAATTCTTGCTTCAAAAAAATGCGAAGAAATTTCTATCTTAAATCTTGAGAATGTAAATTCCTACTTATCCTATTTTGTGATATGTACAGTGATGACAAGCATTCAAGCGCAGGCAACCGCTCGTGAATTAGAAAAAAGCCTCAAACACTTAAAGCTCGGCAAGGGAAATCAATCCAATGGTCAGGGTAGTTTAGACTCTGGCTGGATACTCCTCGATTTCGGAGAAATCTTAGTACACATAATGACTAAAGAAAAGAGGAATTTTTATGATCTCGAAAGACTGTGGGGTGATGCGAAACCCGTAAAGCTATCTTAG
- a CDS encoding aminopeptidase P N-terminal domain-containing protein: MKEKFHKDRIQKAMSLLKKGEVLILFAAQNKIRNKDVEYKFRQDSDFYYLTGIEEPDAILILKNNYSAIFALPKNKEKEIWTGIRLGKEKIKQFLQLTESFDLQDWGSQKERLFTNEEKIFYFFGKDKERDNEILTLCDTLNKKLRDGNYGPEKIEFPSFLHEMRLIKSKEEIDCIRESIRITKLGHLELMKKAKYGMIEFELEAILESEYIRQGAWGGGYGHIVASGKNATILHYTKNNSVIQKNDLILVDSGAEKNYYTADVTRVFPAGKKFTTPQKEIYSLVLIAQKEAISLVTKNRRFSEIHEKTVYALCEGLKDLNLLKGSISQIIETESYKKFFMHKTGHWLGLDVHDVGKYYIDGKSRRLEDGQVTTIEPGLYFDASDNSIPKHFRGIGIRIEDDILVNGKNPINLTKEIPKEIEEIEDLREV, translated from the coding sequence ATGAAAGAAAAATTTCACAAGGATAGAATACAAAAAGCAATGAGTCTTTTAAAAAAAGGAGAAGTTCTCATTCTTTTTGCGGCACAAAATAAAATAAGAAACAAAGATGTAGAATACAAGTTCAGACAAGATTCAGACTTTTACTATCTTACCGGAATCGAAGAACCAGATGCAATTCTCATTTTAAAAAATAATTACTCTGCAATTTTCGCACTTCCCAAAAATAAAGAAAAAGAAATCTGGACTGGGATTCGTCTTGGTAAAGAAAAAATAAAACAATTCCTACAGCTTACAGAAAGTTTTGACTTACAAGACTGGGGCAGTCAAAAAGAAAGACTGTTCACGAACGAAGAAAAAATTTTTTATTTTTTTGGGAAAGATAAAGAAAGAGACAATGAAATACTTACGTTATGCGATACACTTAACAAAAAACTAAGAGACGGGAATTATGGACCGGAAAAAATAGAGTTCCCATCGTTTCTTCATGAGATGAGGCTCATCAAATCCAAAGAAGAAATTGATTGTATCAGAGAGTCGATTCGGATTACAAAACTTGGTCACCTTGAACTGATGAAAAAAGCCAAATACGGGATGATTGAATTTGAATTAGAAGCGATACTCGAAAGTGAATATATTCGCCAAGGTGCTTGGGGTGGAGGTTATGGGCATATAGTTGCATCAGGAAAAAATGCGACTATACTTCACTACACAAAAAATAACTCGGTGATTCAAAAAAATGACCTGATTTTAGTAGATAGTGGAGCAGAAAAAAATTACTACACTGCGGATGTAACAAGAGTATTTCCAGCCGGGAAAAAATTTACGACTCCACAAAAAGAAATCTACTCATTGGTATTAATCGCACAAAAAGAGGCAATCTCTTTGGTTACAAAAAACAGACGATTTTCTGAAATACACGAAAAAACTGTTTATGCTTTGTGTGAAGGGCTAAAAGATTTGAATTTACTGAAAGGAAGTATTTCTCAAATTATTGAAACAGAGAGCTACAAAAAATTCTTTATGCATAAAACCGGTCATTGGTTGGGTCTTGATGTACACGATGTAGGAAAATACTACATAGACGGGAAATCCAGAAGGTTGGAAGACGGACAAGTTACTACAATCGAGCCCGGGCTATATTTCGATGCGAGTGACAACTCTATCCCAAAACATTTCAGAGGAATTGGTATAAGAATCGAAGACGATATACTAGTAAACGGAAAAAATCCAATCAATCTAACAAAAGAAATTCCAAAAGAAATCGAAGAAATTGAAGACTTACGTGAAGTGTGA
- a CDS encoding DUF1343 domain-containing protein — protein sequence MYMFKKNLFPILILLLFISFCSLQPDTKIRVHPQESDVKPSYFKFYEAVLPTLNGKKILLVTNPSGIGNNPEFLKSEFKKNGAKITHLIGLEHGFLGLEEDFSQTPVTIDTLFNAPIYHIYRLKKNELANLISEVDSIVFDVQDMGMRCYTYLTVLKRLMEQMTSGTKKMIILDHINPALHIKPTGDTIKPEYENFAGEFPSLFFTGLTLGESANYYNEIFLSNKVQLQVIPVEKFKRGQTFEETGLEWHTPSPNLPNLESARNYFALVFLEGINVSVGRGTGAPFIYFGAPWMKNPEKLADYVISQTKSKDYFFSNVFFKPAFGPYKDQICRGLRLNLVNRNYNPIELGYVLIQAFKEIYKQNVSWNSYGKIPHIDYLWGSDSFRKSINSKIPFHTFHESYAQKENEYSEKIKKYFLY from the coding sequence ATGTATATGTTCAAGAAAAATTTATTTCCAATTTTAATTTTATTATTGTTTATATCCTTTTGCTCGCTCCAACCCGATACAAAAATCCGAGTTCATCCACAGGAATCAGACGTAAAACCGTCCTATTTTAAGTTCTATGAGGCAGTTTTACCAACTCTAAACGGGAAAAAAATCCTACTTGTAACAAACCCTTCAGGGATTGGAAATAACCCTGAATTTTTAAAGTCGGAATTTAAAAAAAATGGAGCAAAAATTACTCATCTGATCGGTTTAGAGCACGGATTTTTAGGATTAGAAGAAGATTTCAGCCAAACCCCGGTAACTATTGATACTCTTTTCAATGCGCCAATTTACCATATTTACAGACTTAAAAAAAATGAATTGGCCAACTTGATTTCAGAGGTTGACTCTATCGTATTTGACGTTCAAGACATGGGGATGAGGTGTTATACTTACTTGACCGTGTTAAAAAGGCTCATGGAACAGATGACATCTGGAACAAAAAAAATGATCATCTTAGATCACATAAACCCGGCACTGCACATTAAGCCCACAGGAGATACAATAAAACCCGAATACGAAAACTTTGCAGGTGAATTTCCGTCTCTATTTTTTACAGGACTTACACTCGGAGAGAGTGCAAACTACTATAACGAGATATTTTTATCCAATAAAGTTCAACTACAAGTAATCCCAGTAGAAAAATTCAAAAGAGGACAAACTTTTGAAGAAACCGGTTTAGAATGGCACACTCCTTCACCTAATTTGCCCAATTTAGAGTCTGCAAGAAATTATTTTGCTTTGGTGTTTTTAGAAGGAATCAATGTATCTGTAGGAAGGGGAACAGGAGCGCCTTTTATTTATTTTGGAGCGCCCTGGATGAAAAATCCTGAAAAGTTGGCTGATTATGTTATTTCACAAACTAAATCAAAAGACTATTTTTTCTCCAATGTTTTCTTTAAACCTGCGTTTGGCCCGTACAAGGATCAAATATGTAGAGGGTTAAGATTGAACTTAGTCAATAGAAATTACAATCCGATAGAATTAGGCTATGTTTTGATTCAGGCTTTTAAAGAAATCTATAAACAAAATGTGAGCTGGAATTCTTACGGTAAGATTCCTCATATAGATTATCTTTGGGGTAGTGATTCATTTAGAAAGTCGATCAACTCTAAAATCCCATTTCATACTTTCCATGAATCATACGCTCAAAAAGAAAATGAGTACTCTGAAAAAATTAAAAAATACTTTTTATATTAA
- the waaF gene encoding lipopolysaccharide heptosyltransferase II codes for MKNILIIQTAFLGDLILTTPFIREVYALYDRPSITIVVNKGTEEILSGNPFLKEVLEFDKKKAKKNLLYFFWFASQLRKRKFDLCLSPHFSHRSSILSFLSRAKERIGYKEAGFSNLLTKKIHRPILGVHEVDKLFSLIYPSIGQYPKRRRPEIYLEDSKTINIKNIMKKENLKQKKYIVIAPSSVWETKKMPKEKFIELIQLILQNFKYQIVLIGSKSDINLSESIQKNFNKNVINLSGKTNLTELAYIISESSAVVSNDSSPIHFASAFNIPTIAIFGATIPDFGYTPLSDAMYISEIQGLDCRPCGIHGGNTCPKKHFRCMMDQNPKQIYKNLRSILKE; via the coding sequence ATGAAAAATATTTTAATCATACAGACTGCGTTTCTCGGAGACCTAATCCTTACTACTCCTTTTATAAGAGAAGTATATGCGTTATACGACAGACCTTCTATCACAATCGTAGTGAATAAAGGAACAGAAGAAATCCTAAGCGGAAATCCATTTTTAAAAGAGGTTTTAGAATTTGATAAGAAAAAAGCAAAAAAAAACTTACTCTATTTTTTCTGGTTCGCATCACAGCTACGAAAAAGAAAATTTGACCTTTGTTTATCTCCCCACTTCTCCCACAGGTCTTCCATACTTTCTTTTTTATCAAGGGCAAAAGAAAGAATCGGTTACAAAGAGGCAGGTTTTTCCAATCTACTTACAAAAAAAATCCACAGACCCATTCTTGGAGTTCACGAAGTAGATAAACTATTTTCTTTAATTTACCCAAGTATAGGTCAATACCCAAAAAGAAGAAGACCCGAAATTTATTTGGAAGATTCAAAAACTATAAATATAAAAAACATAATGAAAAAAGAAAATCTAAAACAAAAAAAATATATTGTTATTGCTCCTTCATCGGTATGGGAGACTAAAAAAATGCCAAAAGAAAAATTCATTGAGCTAATTCAGCTTATCTTACAAAATTTCAAATATCAAATTGTACTAATCGGATCGAAATCAGATATTAATCTTTCTGAATCAATTCAAAAAAATTTCAACAAAAACGTAATAAACTTATCAGGGAAAACAAACCTTACAGAGCTTGCGTATATAATCAGCGAATCCTCGGCGGTAGTTTCCAACGATTCTTCTCCAATACATTTTGCCTCAGCTTTCAATATCCCTACTATTGCTATTTTCGGTGCAACTATTCCTGACTTCGGCTACACTCCCTTATCCGATGCTATGTATATTTCTGAAATACAAGGCTTAGACTGTCGCCCGTGCGGAATCCATGGAGGAAACACCTGCCCCAAAAAACACTTTCGTTGCATGATGGATCAAAACCCAAAACAAATATATAAAAATTTACGTTCTATATTAAAAGAATAA
- a CDS encoding thiolase family protein, with protein sequence MSHVYLHSPVLSQFGKTNKSYLELSVDVAKKSIQNFDKERIEFLIFSAFAPERYTQEFNLPAKIGDALGLESIFCIRSETASSSGASAIHLAKILLDSGKFKTGLVIGTEVMSRLNREENNILLGSVLSQKQISLSMSMAQGAALITNRYLNDFGYSKNDLFPISKKLHDNGLKNPISHIKKNLSFDEYIQSPVFSSPLCLYDISPLSDGSCSIVVSSEVKSEFSIIGTGHGTGSFQSVDFGYSFTASKDAFRKAYNEGNISPSEVDVAELHDAFTTFELIGAEDAGIFPKGEALKNVIGGVTHPNGKIPINPSGGLKTRGHPVGASGLAQIAEIIEFMKNAPNAEIGLTHSIGGLATNNFATLIKKA encoded by the coding sequence ATGAGCCATGTTTATCTTCACTCCCCTGTATTAAGCCAATTCGGAAAAACAAATAAAAGCTATCTCGAGTTATCTGTAGATGTAGCTAAAAAATCAATTCAGAATTTTGATAAAGAGAGAATCGAATTTTTGATTTTTTCTGCATTTGCTCCGGAGAGATATACCCAAGAGTTTAACTTACCTGCCAAGATAGGCGATGCACTTGGTCTTGAGTCTATTTTTTGTATCAGATCAGAAACTGCGTCGTCTAGTGGTGCATCTGCCATTCACCTTGCAAAAATTCTTTTGGATTCAGGGAAATTCAAAACAGGGTTAGTCATAGGAACAGAAGTTATGTCGAGGCTAAACCGAGAAGAAAATAATATTTTACTCGGCTCAGTCTTATCACAAAAACAAATTTCTCTATCCATGTCCATGGCACAAGGAGCAGCACTAATTACCAATCGTTACTTAAATGACTTTGGGTATTCTAAAAATGATTTATTTCCTATTTCAAAGAAGCTGCACGACAATGGGTTAAAAAATCCAATTTCTCACATAAAAAAAAATTTGAGCTTTGATGAATACATTCAATCTCCTGTTTTTTCTTCTCCACTTTGTTTATATGATATTAGCCCGCTCTCAGATGGCTCTTGCTCTATTGTAGTATCAAGCGAAGTAAAATCAGAATTTTCCATCATCGGAACAGGGCATGGAACAGGAAGTTTTCAATCTGTGGATTTTGGATATAGCTTTACTGCGTCCAAGGATGCCTTCCGAAAGGCTTATAATGAAGGGAATATTTCTCCATCTGAGGTGGATGTAGCCGAATTGCACGACGCATTTACTACATTTGAGCTAATAGGGGCAGAGGATGCAGGAATTTTTCCAAAAGGAGAGGCACTAAAAAATGTAATAGGTGGGGTAACTCACCCAAACGGAAAAATCCCAATCAATCCATCCGGTGGTCTAAAGACCAGAGGTCATCCAGTGGGAGCTTCAGGGCTTGCCCAAATTGCAGAGATTATTGAGTTTATGAAAAATGCACCCAATGCAGAGATAGGGTTAACCCATTCTATAGGTGGGCTGGCTACGAATAACTTTGCGACCCTCATTAAAAAAGCATGA
- a CDS encoding HD domain-containing protein yields MKKDSEIKKFSKIIKNELSLSRYKHSLKVAEIAELLSKQFRYSDPEKAYLAGLLHDITKQKGNEFHISLFKKNKFKKYFEIPESSYHSYSARFYIQEVYRFTNEEIFSAIDSHTLGEKSMSLLQKIIYCSDFLGSEYAQNHKEYKFWLEKTKKILEYGTYLKSSRTIEKLLQKKYDIHENTIAVYKYSILALKKVNL; encoded by the coding sequence ATGAAAAAAGATTCAGAAATTAAAAAATTTTCTAAAATCATTAAAAATGAATTATCCCTGTCTCGTTACAAACATTCTCTAAAAGTAGCTGAAATAGCAGAACTACTTTCTAAACAGTTTCGATATTCTGATCCTGAAAAAGCCTATCTTGCCGGTCTTTTGCACGATATTACAAAACAAAAAGGAAATGAATTTCATATTTCTTTGTTCAAAAAAAATAAATTCAAGAAATATTTTGAAATTCCAGAGTCTTCTTACCATTCTTATTCCGCAAGATTTTATATTCAGGAGGTTTATAGATTTACCAATGAAGAAATTTTTTCTGCAATAGACTCACATACGCTTGGCGAAAAGTCGATGAGTCTTTTACAAAAGATTATTTATTGCTCCGATTTTTTAGGCTCAGAATACGCTCAAAATCATAAAGAGTATAAATTTTGGTTAGAAAAAACAAAAAAAATTTTAGAATACGGGACTTATTTAAAATCGAGTAGGACTATAGAGAAACTTCTTCAAAAAAAGTATGACATCCATGAAAATACGATTGCAGTGTACAAATACTCAATTTTAGCTTTAAAAAAAGTAAACCTTTGA